GCCCTAGGCGTGTAAGCCTTCTTCCAACCTTGATCTTCCCCTTTCCCAAGGTAACTTTTCACCTACCTTTATGCACGTATGacacatggaaaaaaaaaatcctcttttCTTCATGGTTGTCGTCCATGGACTCTTGGCCTTCCTTAGGTTCCACTTTTCCATAACCTAATCATTCCCTTCTAGAACCTTTTTCCATAGTGACGTGTCAAAAAGTTTCTTCCTACAAGCAAATATCCTTATGCATGCGTGATACATGGCAAGAAATAATTGGTCCCCTATAGTAGGCATGCAAGCCAACCCTAATTTCTTCTTACCTCAATTTcttatttccatctagattcatcaagccCTAGATATAGCTCTATGGATGACAACCCTAACTCCCACAAAGGCCGAAATTCTCAAGGGcttatgataaataaataattatacaaaagcCTAGAAATTCTTGGTCGTCACAGTGACTATTAAGAATAGATACCCATTGCCTAGGATAGATGATCTATTCGATCAGTTGCAAGAGCTCCAATCTTTTCTAAGATCAATCTCAGATTTGGGTATCATCAATTGAGGATTAAGGAAGGCAATGTACCTAATACAGCTTTTTGGACTTGGTATAGTTTCTATAAGTTCACTGTAATACCTTTTGGGTTGGTGAACTCCCCAAAGCTTTTATGGATCTCATGAATAGGGTGTTCCGActattcttaaatttatttgtggtAGTGTTTATAGacgatatcttagtgtacaccCAAAGTGTTTAAGAGCATGGAGATCACTTGAAGATAGCGTTGAGGACCCTTCAGAACCACCAGTTGTATGTCAAACTCAGCAAGTGCAAAATTTAGTTGGAGGAAGTAAGGTTTCTAAGCCATGTAGTTTCGGGGGAGGGAATCATGGTAGACTCAAGCAAGGTGGAGGAGGTGATGGATTGAGAATGACCCACCTCGGTACAGGAAATCAAGAGTTTATTGGGGTTAGCAAGTTATTATCATAGGTTTGTGGGAgggttttctaaattttttagtCCTTCCACGGCATTGACAAGGAAGGGTTAGGTTTGTCTGGACTAACCGATGCAGACGAAGTTTTGAAAAACTGAGAGACTACTAACCACAACCCATGTTTTGGCTCTACCAGTGCCTAATAAGCTATTTGTAGTATTCAGTGACACGTAGGAGTATGGCTTAGGTTGTATTCTAATGCAAGAAGGCAAGATAGTAGCCTATGCATTGAGACAATTGAAGGATCAGGAAAAAATTACCCCACCTATGACATGGAACCAGTCATAGAAGTATATGCTCAAAAGATATGGCAACACTTACTATATGGGGAAGAGTGCGATATTTACACGGATTACAAGAACTTGAAGCACTTGTTTAGACAATAGAATCTCAAAATGATACAGCGAAAATAGTTGGAGATCATCTGCGATTATCAATGCAAGATTAAGTACTACCTGGGCAAGGCTAACTTAGTTGCCAACACCCAGGGGGCTcatttggggagtgagatgagatgagaattttgtgaattagtagcaagatattttgtgaatagtagtgagatactttgagttgagtattttttgaattttgggaaaagagagagaaaaagttgaataaaaatattataaagttaaaatattgttagaatatagttttataagattctttttgtttgaaaatttgaaaaagttatattattttttattttttgtttaaaagtttgggaaagttataattattagtttgaaaatgtttgtattttaattatgtttgggaatgaaatgagatgagaatttcaggatgagatctatttccaaacaagcctaAGTCACATGTCGAACACAAGGGGCATAGGGGGGTCTCAGAGGCAAATTCGTTGTTAGAAGACATGAGACACCTACTGGTGAAAGACAGGTCATTAGGAAAGGTTCTCGCTGCTCTAGAACGGTCGATGACAATTGGTTTCAAGGAATTGCGAGAACAACATGAGATGGACCAGAAATTGTTGGAGATCCGATGGAAGATTAATATAGCTAAAGGGCCTGCCTATTTTAGTTTGGGCGAGGACAAGATCTTGTTACTTGAAGGGTGGAAAACGATCccaaaaaacctaaaatttatacacaaaaattTGGCGAAAGCCCATTCCTCTCCATATGCCATGCATCTGGGAGGAATGAAAATATACCGAGATCTCAAAAACAGATACTGGTGGGAAGGGACGAAGAGGGACAACGCCCATTTCATCGAAAGATGTGATACGTTTAAACGGGTAAATGAGGAGCATCATCGACATGAAGGAAACTTGCAACCTTTACCCATTCCCAAATGGAAATGGTAAGACATCGCTATGAATTTTGTACTTGGATTACCCTGAACTTCTACAAGTAAAGATGCGATATGGGTAGTAGTGGATCAATTGACCAAGAGCGCTCACTTCTTAATGGTCACCACTATGGATACGATAGGCAAACTCACTTAGCTGTACATAGGGAAAGTGGTGAGCTTACATGGAGTCCTAGAGACTATAGTATCGGATCAGGACCCGAAGTTTACATCTCACTTTTGGAGGATTTTACAAAGGTCAATTGGCACGAAACTGAAGTTCAGCAGTGCCTACCACCCTCAAATAGATGGACAATTGGAAAAGACTATCCAAACTTTGGAGGACATGTTGAGGTCATGTATACTAGATTTTTAAGGGACCTTAGAAGCAACATGTCCCACTTGACGAAACTATAGGTTGCATAtctattgggatgaagtaggagaaGTTCAACTACTCAAACTTAGAGTTCATTCAGAAGATGACGGAGCAAGTCAAACTCATCTGGGCAAGGATGGCTATAACCCAAAGTAGGCAGAAGAGTTATGCCGACAATAGAAAGAGAGAATTAACTTTTGAAGAAGGCGATTGGATGTACCTTAAGGCACCCTAATGAAGGGTGTTAGACAATTTGAGCTAAAAGGAAAGTTAAGCCTAAGATATATTGGACCCTACTAAGTGATAGAAAAAGTCAGCCCAGTAGCATATCGAATTTGGTTGGGTGCAGAATACGAAGGTACTCGCAACGTGTTCCATGTTTCCTTAGTTAAGAAAGGCTTCAAGAACCAACAACTTTCGGTAATTGACCAGATCTAGTTCAGTTACAACAGAATCTTATGTATAAAGAAAGGTCGGTATGTATTATGGATAGGAAGGACCAGAGATTGAGGTCTAAGGTCATAATCTTCGTAAAAGTGCAGTAGGGAGATATGGAAAAGCGAGCAGGCCATGTAGGAGTAGTTCCCATATTTATTCTAGCCACAATTATAAGTTGTAACACATGAGGTGGGGGTAAGATAGACAATATATAAGGAAGCACATGGCTATAGTTAAGTCATCATTTACCTTACTCTTTAACTTAAAATCAGCAACCTTTGGGAGAGAAAATGGTGAAGGAGTAAACAACCACTAGGAGAGCAGCTATGCCACCTAAAATCATGCTTCGATTCTTAGATGAACAACATGAGAAGGAGAGAAGAGAGGCTAAACAACGATAACTAGAGGAGGAATGTCACCAAGACGAGGAGATTGCTCGAAGTGCCATGGACCTAATATCCGAAATGCTAGATCACGCTGGCACGAGTACAACATAGAGACAATGGAAGAGGAAGGTGTCGAAACATGATGAGAAAGATGAGGGCAAGGGTGAAAATTCACCGAACCTGGTCTAGGCGCTAGGATACAAGAGACCACAACCGATGGACACAGTTGAACAAGAAGATAGAGAAGACATGAGAAGTCATCTCGTGTCTCGACCTCATTTGTAGTCAAAGGCGACCAAAGGCACAATGGGTCCCCCGTCTGGACTCGCCTCCTTTGAGTCAACCAAGCAAGGAAAAGCCCAACCAAATTATAAGGATGAAATTCTTTACAAGGTGGGGAGGATGTGAGGAACCACCTAGTGCGAAAGGGGGTAGGCCATTCTTGGAATTGAGTGGAAGGCAAAAGATGGGAAAATACTCTAGTGGTCTAAGAAAAGTTATAGCGGGAGATGCAAAGTGTAGCTAGACCAACATCTGGGCAAACAAGCACCTTGTAGGAGGCACAACTGACATCTCCAAGAGTGAGGTGGAGATGAATATCTCGACCATGGTAGGTAAGCTAGAAAAGTCACTTTTTGTAAAAGCGAGAACAAGGAGATAAAGAGGTTGGTGAACTTTCCAAGACAAAACGTTACACACCCAAGGCGAGAAAGGACTACTCGCCTAGGATGAGCAACAGTCAAGGACAGACCAACCCATACATGGGAACTTTTCGAGATAATACAGAAGGGCTTAGAAAAGTGACAGTGTCATACGCAAAAGCCCACACTCTATTTGAAGGGTCACATTTGGAGTGGTTCTACAATAAAAGATGAAGGCTTGACGACTCACATCGTTTGATGCAACAAGACGACTCAAGCCACGatcaagaaaaatcaaaggaCAAAGCGTGCTAACCATGGTTGGTAGTCTTTCTACGTCATCCTGCAATGTGATAGAGGAGGATTAAAGAAAATCCTTACCGCAAATCTGGAGTCAAAGATCCATCATGAAGGACATCTAACAATCTTACCCTATTTAAAGGACCTGGACGTGGGACAGCATCTCACTTTTGAGACCTTACTCACTGATTTCTAATTGTCTTGAAGGTTTGAATATTTTAACTGTTTTCAATACATGACTTTGAATCCCTGTGTGAGAACCCATTATCTCTGTGTGAAAAGTCAATAGTGTGAGTCCACAATCATGGGATGGGACAGAGATATCCTTCAACCATTCATCAAAATGTTGCCACGTGCTTCACATGAAAAGGGGAATGCCTCATGGGGATTAGGGTGGAGCGATGTTGTATTTGATCACACCTGATAGTCAGGATGTGGAGATGTCTCGGCGTATCGCGTGATGGTGTCCTCGAGTTAGTTGGTCGGGTAGAAGGATCCCTAGTGTGAAAAGTATCTCTGTGTGAGAAGTCTATTTGATGAGTATATATCTATGTGACGAATATATGCCTATGTGGCTGTGACATCTCGAACTTTGCAAGTCcccattcatatttttatttggatactaTTTTAGTTATTGAATAAGTGCTAGGTGTTAGAGGAATGCCTTGAGGTATGTTCCATTTTGTTTGGACTTTGGAGTTCTAAGCTTGAAGAGCCCACAAGAGAAAATAGAGCTTAAGGCCCATAAGGGATTTAGCCACTTAGAGAAATTAGGATTTTTGGAAAGCCCAAGTTGACTTTCTAGGAATGAGGAGGCGCCACATGGCAAGAGGaacctttttattttagaaactcATCATTTGGAACATTGGAAAGAAGCAAGTGTGACACATGTCCATCATGCAAAAAGATTCTAGAAGAATGGGTGGAAGCATCAAggaaagagggagagagtttCGGCCAAGGGCATACACGCCCACTTGCATGGCTCATTCCCCTAAGAGTGACACTTGTCAAGCTTGAAAATGGACTTTTGGAGTTCCAAGGAATATCTTGTttgtgatgatgaaaattcATGTTTGGAGGACTTGTATGAATTGGCAAGGCTATATTAAGGGTATAgaaatctattttgttttttggcaaGTATGATTTGACTATGCTTACGCGTATTCTTCATATGATTGCATGTTCTAACATTTTCAAGCCATATCGCGATATGCATGTTGCTGATTGGGCTATATGTTTCGGTTTTTACATGTTGCATGAGTATGATAAAGTGTAGCATCATGTGTCCATGTCAAATGCATTTGGGTCTAGTGGAACTCTCTGTCTACTTCAGAGTGTTTAAAGTCGAGTGGAGACCCTAGGTCGATGAAGTACAATCGACGTCTTGAATGGTTCCTTATGGAAAATATGTAGGAGCGAGATTGCACCTAAAACTAGTGGGTGTCATATGATGAATGTGAAATAAGCAAACTGCCGTAAAGAATATGATTATGTTATGACGTAGTCACCTCGATCAAGTGGATCATTAattgatgcggtaactagcggggaacacATGGTGCTTAGGGGAGTAGTGAGGTATCCAACCATGTGAATTATGAAATGAATAAGGCATTTGAGCTCCAGgttatgatacgatatgatgtGCCATGATATGTTATTCTAtgtcatgatatgatatgaaatgacaCGAAAGAATGTGATATGATCACAATATGatatgctatgaaatgataagaaatgacatgatatgttatgacaaGAACAAGGACCTGAGCTCAAatgataaaagaagaaaaagtgttttatgaaaaattccATGTTACATATGTCAAAGTTTTATGtcaaagtacatgtccatgcattcatttgtggtttacttttatatgctTGTGATATCTGATGTATGTTGACTGTTTACTTGTTAAGCTTGAAATCTTAGGTGGTACTTTCCACTACCATTACCCACccaaaatggtagaagttgttataGGTTTAGACGACCATGAAGAAACGCAAGAGGACGGTACCACCGACCTTCGAGAAGGTGCCCAAGAACAATGAGAGCTCGATGGATCCCTTTTTGTTGGGTAGGGTAGAAAATGCCAACCAGCTCATTGCCGAGGCATTGCAACTCATTGACGAGCTGAAGAGGTTAAAGAATCGGGACAATGACCGATTtttggagaaaagaaagaagccggattaaagttatattttagggaaaaaaaaaatagaccatCAAAATAGTagtagaaaaagaaatgacTTAACGGTTTTTTGTGAAATCAGTTTTTTTATGGTCCTATGTTTTGGGAgacttttgaaaacaattatctattttgggagtactttaatgaaatttaaacttttgggatgcTTACACTTCGGTACCATGATTATTAAATTACCACGGGCCCTATGTAGTTAAAAGAATTTTTCCTTACGAATTACTACATAATGCTAAATTTATTGGTGTATTAcatcttatttgtcatgtacgagggatatgtagccttgagttacatgACCCAATACTTCAGTCACCATCTAATCCCAAGCGGAGACTGGAAGCATCACAGTGGCAAATATCTTTGTGATAAGCATGTGTGGTGAAAGAATGATACTGAGCTGAAATAGGAAGAATACTGGTTTTTACAGGTTTTATACTTATATTGGAAATGAATTATTCCTTGACATACTATTATTAatgtgtttatatattttgcataaaaatggcAATGACCCCAAAGGTTGATTCCTCGCCATGCCTTTGTATGTACATGTGTTAACTAAGaaggtgattcctcaccatgtgTGAAGATGCTCGTAGCTGTAAAGAGtgagggtgattccttgccatGTATATACATGTATGTCCAGTATTTCCATGAAAAGTGTTCATAGCATTTTCGGTagcattatctctcattagcaGTTTTGTCATAGCCTCCTAACTTATTGTTTCATTTTTAGGaccatagattttgatgcaggtcCAGACCTCAGCATGATGCTTGAGTAAGAAAAGTCATTCCCATTCGAATCTTGAGTGTGGAGACTAGAACCCGCCTTAGTACCAGTGCTAGTCGTAGCTACCTTGTCCCTTTCGTTAGGATGTAAATTATTAAGTCCGCCATCTTATTGTGACTAACCATATGTACTTTTGGATCATgtaatattttgggatttaatgaAGGGTGAAAAGCCCCATTTTGTTGTAAAGTTTAttattctggtacttaatagtTAACATTGTTACCACAACGTATTCTGCTTAAATTTATGCTACAATTTGTTAAATGAACATCTTACACATGTACTCCCCTTCGAAAAAGTACATGCTTATTTCAATTCCTTCTTGGGTGTTGACCATTGGCCAACATCCTCGGCATTATAGATGCTCGCCTAAACCTTCATGAGGAACAGGGCGTCACAATGACCATCTTTTAAATCGTCAATCACatttagacgaggcattatccaTTGTTATTGTCACCATTCGCTCCAAACCCCACTCCTCTAGTTTTAATTCCACTACCCAATGGTGTCACCTTTATGATAGATGACTAAACAAAACCTTAGAATCTTTTTCTATAACCTCCAATCACTGTCTACAAAATGAGCAGCTAAACACATGGAGTTCATATTTTGAATCCATGTCCATGTATCATTGGTGAGGTAAACTTTGAGACccttcaataaattttttaagaaatcatTCTCAAGcgcatatattttaaaaaatgggagGTTTGGAACCCTTCACCCTCTACAATCGAAATGGTAGCTAGTCAATTATGATCATACGAGCCAAAGACCTTCTACACCTCTCTGGGTCAAACTTCACAAATCCCTTCAATGTATTACCTCCACTATTCCCATTCGCCATCTTTTTAAGTCCAATCGCTAAtcttgattgatttttttcaaatagttcACATCTTGTAAGACTCTTCTTGCACTATTCTTCTAAATAAGTTTTCAGTTAGGAAGTGCAACGTTGTTTATAGTgacaaccacaaaaataaaaaaccacaataattatattttgctTGTGATTCATTGGAGTCGTCACcctttaattttgtaaaatgttcCCACACAATGTAGACGGACTTTTTCTTTGTAGAGAGTATGTGTAGGGGATGTAATACTAGCGCTAGTGTTTGGACTTGGAGGAGCATTATCATCACCAGCACAATCACCATTATCTATAGAATTTATCAAACACCTTACATGATGCAAAGTATCGAAAATAATAGGTTTTCAAAATcacacaaaattacaaaatatcacaaaatcaaACAATCTAGTTTAGGATTTCAAATTGAAATCTCAATTGAGTGTAGGGTTTTAAATTGAAACCATAAACTAGATTGGGGTCTAGGATTGAGACCCcaaaattgaaaccctaattaAACATTAGGGTCTCAATCGGAAACCCTAATTTATACTAGGGTTGTAGAATATTTATATTAGGATTCTGATTCTAAAACCCTAATATAAATTGGGGTTTCGGTTTCCTTCAATAAACTAGATGAACAACATCAATATAAGTTTCAAATTAATCTAATTTGGGGATGAGTTTGAAATAGGGTCTCAGGTTTCATTCCAAAATTTGATTTCCAAAACCCTAACTTCTTTCTATCATACAAAATCAATTTCACAGAGTTACAACACTAAccaatcccatcctccattCTAAACAATCCAATCTccatgaaaattagaaaatttcaTCTAAAACAATCACAACTCCATCGACATACTCACTTGAGAGTGGAAAGTAGAAGATGACACTTAAAAGAGTAGCCTACGGTGATGGTGATGGCGATGTCCAAGACAACGTGAGAGACCAACAGAGATGACTAAGAAGCTACAAAGAGAATATCAAAGGTTTGAGAGACAGGAAGAGAGGGGGAATATTGCAAGAGTTTAGGTTATACGATCTCTAAACGATATggttttgattatatataattcttttaaatataaataaaatattatatatatgttgacgGGCGATAGTGGAGATCTGCTTCCGGCTCGCCCACATGTTGTCTTTATTTCTAAAAAGCCGCCTGGTTGCTTGATTGGGGTGCCGAGCGTGGCGGATGTAGGAACCCTGCCCGTACCCTTGATTCTGGACTACAGGTATACCTCTCCCGTTCTGGTGACCGACTTTGTGCATCTTGAATCCTAGTGTGACCCAAACAATTCTTACAACTTGAATATCCAAATCGAAAACAGTTCCTGTTCGAAACGGTCAGTCTGTTCTTAGGGTTTCAACAGCTCCTAATTAAAATCGACCACATCAGCAGTTCAACACTCAATATCACGAGACTAATCACATCAGATAAAAAATCCATAACCATGAAAAAAAGCAGTTCCGTCTCCATGTGACTTTTGTAAATATCTTGAACACCCAGTGCAGTAGCAACAACAAAAGAAGACGACGATGAAGAATGAAGTCCTTATTATTCATACTTTCCCTCCTCTTATTTTTCAAGATGATGGCCGGCGTTGCCGTGCTAGCCTTCATAGCTTTTACAACTCATAGGCAAAGTAATGCCCTATCCAAAGAGagaaatttctctctttttcttccaacccagtccaaaaaaataaaaagatcataaatATCCGTAAAAAACTCCTTGAACCAAAATACTAGATGAATCACATTCATTCACTTGGAGAATAAAAGCAAACCCCATTAGTGCGAGAATCTCCCAACAATCCTAAAACCATCTTCATTGCCAACTCTCCGTATATtatcactttttcttctaatttagcaaattaaaaaaaaaaaaagccttacGAGTGGAAATTTAAACCCAAAAAAGGAAAGCCAAATGAAAATCCTAAAAAAGCATTATAGATTTCACACATCAGGGCTCTGAAGCTCTTTTCTCTCACAATAATCAAGCACGAGCTCAAaaatattaggaaaaaaaaagaatgatagaaAACCAAAGGTTTTGGCACTGTAAAATGGCACTGCGTCACGAAATTGCCACCACCTTCTCTATCTCTTGCCTCtggcctttttttctttctttctctctctagcaTCACATTTTCTGCATTCAGAAATGCTTTGGAATGGTCTATTGGGGGTTTAAATGGGAGAAAAGAGAGTGGTGAGGGATCTGGGCGAGAGGAGATCATCCAAATTGCTTTTTCCCTTCCATCTGTCTTTGTGATTGTGTGGCACGAGGTCCCATTATTAGCCCCATGGGTGGGATACGTggcaaaaatattattgatgttCGTTTTCCCCTTAGAGCATTGgattggactagccaaatgtcaatataagtccaaaatttggctatatatgagaaaaaaaaatccacattaGACTAGTCAATGCTCAAAAGCTCAAGATATGAGTTACAGTAAAATAAGGGGACTAGCCAACATTGGCGAGTTACATTTCACAAACCAaaggattattttaatcattttagtCCAATTGTCCTGCTTTCTTTCCCTCGCATTTCTCTTCCTTCCGTCAGACGAGTTCTAGGTCCCTTCCTTCTATGGTTATCGATAGTCTGCGACCCAAAAAGCTCTCTCTACCTTCGCATTTCGCAGACTAGTAAACGTAAGAGTTCTGATCGTCTCTTCAAACATGCTTCAAATAGGTATCAATTCCctttaactattaagtttcCCAAGAAATTCCCCTAATTTTCTTGGAGATTTTTATGTGgagattttattcaaaatattgttagTGTGATTAAAGCTTTGATTTACTAAGAAACTATGCATTCCTTTGAGTACAGAGCTAACGCTTTGCTAACCTTCGCATTGGCCATCCTCGCACTCATGTGCGCCATGGCCTCCTCCAACAATTTCAACCACCCCTCGCCCTCTGCCCATGTGAAGAACCCAACCTA
Above is a genomic segment from Juglans microcarpa x Juglans regia isolate MS1-56 chromosome 1D, Jm3101_v1.0, whole genome shotgun sequence containing:
- the LOC121245918 gene encoding uncharacterized protein LOC121245918 — encoded protein: MRHLLVKDRSLGKVLAALERSMTIGFKELREQHEMDQKLLEIRWKINIAKGPAYFSLGEDKILLLEGWKTIPKNLKFIHKNLAKAHSSPYAMHLGGMKIYRDLKNRYWWEGTKRDNAHFIERCDTFKRVNEEHHRHEGNLQPLPIPKWKW